DNA sequence from the Kiloniellales bacterium genome:
TTAAGATGTAAGGCTTTAGCTGGTCATTATATTTGAGATATATAAATCTCTATTTTATTTTAATTTAGAGATTACAAATTTTATTATATTTTTCAGAAAATTACCGCGATGCCGCATGCCGGCAGGCAGGCAGGGCTCGCGAAAAAAAATCGGAAAAAAATTTTTGTAGGAGGACAGACCCGCGCACCCGAGTCCGAGTCGGATCAGCGCCCGTCGGTTGGGACGGAGGGGGCCCCGCCGGTCCGGGAAGCCGAAGCCTCGCTGCCAGCCGCCGATTCGCCCCCCGGCCGAGCCCCGGGGGCGCCCTCCCGGCCGTTCAGCGCGGCGAGGTCCAGCCTGAGCCGGCCGACCTCCTCCGTCAGCGCCCGCAGGGCGGCATCGTGGGCCTGGGCCTGCGCCTCGGTATCGCTGGCCGCCACCTCTTGCATCGAGTTGACGATGATCGCGATGAAGAGGTTCAGGACCGCGAAGGTCACGATCAGGATGAAGGGGACGAAGAAGGCCCAGGCGTAGGGGTAGACCTCCATCACCGGCCGGACGATGCCCATGGACCAGGACTCCAGGGTCATGATCTGGAACAGCGAGTAGGCCGAGCGGCCGACCGTGCCGAACCAGGCGTCGAACTGGCCGCCGAACATCTTGGTCGCCATGACCGAGGCCACATAGAACACCAGGGAGAGGATCGCGAGC
Encoded proteins:
- a CDS encoding ion transporter, with protein sequence MPEGSNVAAAEAIQEPALMRRLRAFIESEFTRNFIILVIVVNAVVIGLETSPTAMAMAGGLLLALDTGALTIFVIEILIKLVVYRLRFFRDPWNLFDFAIVAISLAPASDSTSVLRALRILRALRLISVVPRMRVVIQALLQAIPSMGSVLAILSLVFYVASVMATKMFGGQFDAWFGTVGRSAYSLFQIMTLESWSMGIVRPVMEVYPYAWAFFVPFILIVTFAVLNLFIAIIVNSMQEVAASDTEAQAQAHDAALRALTEEVGRLRLDLAALNGREGAPGARPGGESAAGSEASASRTGGAPSVPTDGR